GTCTCACCATTGGGTGTCCCCGCGGGCCTCCGATCGAACGGGCCGGACAAGGCCAGGAGCCTGCGAGCACAGGAACAGCCGCGGCTCTCCCTGTGGAGCCCCTCGATCTTTCAAGATTGCGTTGACTGTAATGGGGCTGCCTGGAACAACAAGCCATGGCGAGGCCCAGGTGCTTGTGGTTCTGGAAGCCGGACCAGGAGCCCCTTGTTTCCGGCGTAAGAACAGAGTTGGGCTCTCAGGGCCCGACTCGGCCGAGGGGGTGGCTTCAGTGGGTTTGGAAGCGGACGGATGGAAGCTCTGATTCGAGGTCGGTGGTTCCACTCACCGGGTTCTGGGATGCTCATCCTCCGGAGGGGCAAGGGATTCGAAGAATTCCTCCTCACGTTTCGTGGGTGATTTCAGGAAGTCCAGACCTGTACCCGCCTGCCCAGGCCGGGCCCGCCGAGGCTGCAACGATCCGATCAGACGACCGGGCAGCGTCGGAAGTTCCATGAGGAATGGAACTCTGCTGTTTCGGCGCTGGGCAAGGGCAGCGAAAGCGATGCTGAAGGCGAGGGAGGATACCATCACTCGCAGGCTATCTCGTGTGATGCGGTCAACCGCGGCGGCATCGAGGGGCCCCACGGCTGCCTTGAACTGACCTTCCGCCTGATTCACTTGGGCCAGCAGCTGTTGTTTCAGCAGTGGCAAGGGAATCGATGGAATGCGTTCGATGTCCAGCGTGCGAAGAATGTTGCTGCGCTGCAACTCGAGAAGTCGTTTCTTAAGGTCATCAAAACTGGATGCCTGCTCAATCGCTTTGCGTACTGTGTCGGCTCGTTGGGTCGCAGTTCCTTGCTGCTGGCTTGAAACTTCATTGGCGATGCGATAAGACTTAATGACTGCATAGCCTTGCAGGGGAACAAACAGTAGAAAGCCAATCGACGCTAGAATGGCCAGCCGTGCCAAGCCATTCTGCCGATGTTGGACAGGGATGTTGTCAGGACAAATGTAGGCGGCTAGGTGGAGTAAAGCCAAGCCGATCAAGGGAATAGATCCTGCTTCTGTTGCCACTTTGATGGCGCTTATCTGCCATAGTGGATCTAGCAGCCTGAAGGGCAGGATGACAGCCAGAACAGAGAAGAGATAAACAATAAACAGAGAAATAGCGACCACGGCTAGGCGGTCGGCAAAGATCACGGCATCCAATTCTCTGCTTGGTTGGGTCGGTGACATTATTGAGAATTTGGCGGGAAGTCAGGTTTTGAAGGCGTGGCCATCCAGTGTGTGCATGAGAAGAGGCCAAGATTCCAATGGTTGAATTCGATGCCAAGCCTGCGACTAGCCAGGAATCTATGCTTTCAGATTAGGGCACAGCTAGACTTGAGCCTGTTGGGGAATTAGGCTTCCGGGCCTGAAGGAGTATCAGTCTGCAGATTCAGCTATTCTGAAGCAGGCCATCGACTGTAATTCTGAGAAAAAAAGCCTGTTCATAACGAACAGGCTTGTGAGTTGACTGAGCGAGAGGCAAAGATGATGGCTATAGAGAGGTTATGTGGTTCTCAGTCAGTAACTTGCTGCAACTTGATCCGCTGGCGGAGTTTGCGGCTGTAGCCGAAAGCGGCAGCTGCTCCAAAGACGGAAAGTGGACCTGGTACGGAGTCTCCAGGGGCTTGATCGCCGTTTCCGCCCCTCTCTATGCTGGTTGCCAGGATTTTGTCGCTTCCATCAGTGACGACTCCTGGAATATCGACGTTTTTGAAGCGCATCACAAAACTGTTATCAGGAGCTGTGGTGAACAGGCTTGCGAAGGCGTTGCGGTAGTCTGTGGCTGAGGCTGTATTGGATAAGCCGGTAAAATTGAATGTTGCAACGTTCTGATTTTGTCCATTGCTCAGGCCAAACACTTGGGCCCCAGCATCACAACCACTGAGAGTTGTGCCATTGGGATCGTTAGTTGTTACGCAAATATCGAATTGGCCAAAGGGAGGAAGGCTATCACCAGTATTAATCCCCCAGTTGGGGATTGATGTAGCGTTGGCAACTGTGATAGGGGGACTAAAGGATGGGCTGGAAGTGGCGCTGGGGATGTCAAAGCCAGTGCCCACGAGCTTAGAAGTGCCAACCGTGGAAGTGTTCTCTAGGTTGAGAACCATTTGACCGATATTCGTTGTCGAAAAGGTATAAGTTGCCACGCCTTGAATGCCAGGATATCCGTTCGGCCCATTGCTGCTGCTTGTAGGGCCGGAGGCAAAGTGAATTTTGAAAAAGGGGTCTGCGGCGAATGCAGGTGTTGCAGCCAGGAGAGTCGTCAGACCAGCCGCGAGCGACATGCCACCGATACGGGCAGCTTTCCGTAGCGACGCGGCACTTGCAGAGGACATCAGGGCTTTACTCAGTACCTTCCAACCTTACACCACAAACCCTTCGCGCTTCTTCAGGCAGTTTGAGGATTTTCACAATGGCGTGTTGCCCTTGTTCTCGGGCGGCTTGCCTTAGGCGGTTTCCCGCTGAGAGGCCCTGCGGGAGCTGGGTTTGTCCTAGCCATGGCCCCCTCCGGGCAGGATGATCCGAATCAGTTCTAACCTTCGCCATGCTCCGACTCGCCCATGCCCTGAACAGCCTGCTGCTGGGGGCCCTGGAGCGGGCGTTTCCGGAGGCCGCGGCCTCCGCCCGCCAGGGCGGCCAGCCTCTCGATCCCCAGCTGGCGCCGGCGTCGCGCCCGGAGTTCGGCGATTTCCAGGCCAACGGGGCCCTGGCCCTGGCCAAGCCCCTGCGGCAGGCGCCCAGGGCGATCGCCGCGGCGATCGTGGCCGGGCTGGAGGCGGATTCCGCGTTCCTGGCCCTCTGCCTGCCCCCGGAGATCGCCGGCCCGGGCTTCATCAATCTCACGGTCCGCCCTGAGGTGCTGGCGGCCGAGCTGGGCCGCCGCCTGGCCGATCCTCGTCTCGGGGTGGAGCCCGTGGCCCCCGGCGGCGCGCCGGTGGTGGTGGATTTCTCCAGCCCCAACATCGCCAAGGAGATGCACGTGGGGCACCTGCGCTCCACGATCATCGGCGACGCCCTGGCCCGGGTGCTGGAGTTCCGCGGCCATCCGGTGCTGCGGCTCAACCATGTCGGCGACTGGGGCACCCAGTTCGGCATGCTGATCACCCACCTCAAGCAGGTGGCGCCCGAGGCCCTCGACACCGCCGATGCGGTCGACCTGGGGGATCTGGTGGCCTTCTACCGCCAGGCCAAGGCCCGCTTCGACAGCGACGACGCCTTCCAGACCACCTCCCGCGAGGAGGTTGTGAAGCTGCAAAGTGGCGATCCGGTGTCCCGCCGGGCCTGGCAGCTGCTGTGCGACCAGTCGCGCCGGGAGTTCCAGCGCCTCTATGACCGCCTCGACATCCGTCTCGACGAACGCGGCGAATCCTTCTACAACCCCTACCTGGAGGGGGTGGTGACCGATCTGGCCGCCGCCGGCCTGCTGGTCAGCGACGGGGGCGCCCAGTGCGTGTTCCTTGAGGCCGACGACGGCACGGCCAGCCAGGCGCCGCCGGTGATCGTACGCAAGAGCGACGGTGGCTTCAACTACGCCACCACCGATCTGGCGGCCATCCGCTACCGCTTCGCGGCGCCTCCCGACGGGGACGGTGCCCGCCGGGTGATCTATGTCACCGACGCCGGCCAGGCCAGCCATTTCGCCGGCGTGTTCCAGGTGGCCCGCCGTGCCGGCTGGATCCCCGAGGGCGGGCGGCTGGAGCACGTGCCCTTCGGGCTGGTGCAGGGGGAGGACGGCAAGAAGCTCAAGACCCGCGCCGGCGACACGGTGCGGCTGAAGGAGCTGCTGGATGAGGCGGTGGAGCGCTGCGACGCCGACCTGCGCCGCCGCCTGGAGGAGGAGGGGCGCCAGGAGGAGGAGGCCTTCACCAGCGAGGTCGCCACCACCGTGGGCCTGGCGGCGGTGAAGTACGCCGATCTGTCCACCAACCGGATCACCAACTACCAGTTCAGTTTCGATCGCATGCTGGCCCTGAGCGGCAACACCGCCCCCTATCTGCTCTATGCGGTGGTGCGGATCGCCGGGATCGCCCGCAAGGGCGGCGGCGACGGCGAGGACGCGGCCGGCACCAGCGGCCCGGAGGCTCCGGCGTCGCTGGCGTTCACTGAGCCCCAGGAGTGGGCGCTGGTGCGCCAGCTGCTGCAGTTCGATGCCGTCATCCAGGAGGTGGAGGAGGAGCTGCTGCCCAACCGGCTGTGCAGCTACCTGTTTGAGCTCTGCCAGCTGTTCAACCGCTTCTACGACCAGGTGCCGGTGCTCAGGGCCGAGGAGCCGGCCCGCACGTCCCGGCTGGCGCTCTGCCGCCTCAGCGCCGACACCCTCAAGCAGGGCCTGGGCCTGCTGGGCATTCCCACCCTGGAGCGGATGTGAGGCCAGCGGAAAGGTCCGGTAGCGTTTGCCGGCACAGCGGCTGATTCGTCCGGATGGTCGTGGAAGAGCCCGTCAGAGTCGTGATCATCGGCGGTGGCTGTGGCGCCATGGCGGCGGCCTATGAACTCTCCAGACCCGAGCACAACGGCCGCTACGCCATCACCGTCTACCAGCAGGGCTGGAGGCTGGGAGGGAAGGGGGCCTCGGGCCGTGGTCCATCCGGTCGGGTGGAGGAGCACGGACTGCATGTGTGGCTGGGTTTCTATGAGAACTCCTTCCGCATGATGCGGGAGTGTTACGCCGAGCTGGAGGCGTCGCCGGAGGGCTCACCCTTCGGTCCCTGGCAGGACGCCTTTCTGCCGGAAAGGGATGTGGGGCTGTTCTCGCGATCGGGGTCGTCGGACTGGCGGAAGTGGAGCGCCCGGTTCCCACCCCGCCCGGGACTGCCCGGGGATCCCCTGCCACCCGGTGCCACCTATTCCATGGCGGGGTATCTGCAGCAGGCCATCGCCATGCTGCGGACCCTGATCCTGGACGTGGACGTGAGCACGCCGACGGAGGCCCCTGATGGGCGCCGGCCCGCAGACCTCCTCGAGGCCATGGCCGGCTGGCTCTCGGGGGGCACCTTCACCGGAGCGGCCCTGATCGTGGAGGGCCTCGCTCTGCTGAGCAGCGCCCTGCGGATCCTGCCGCTGCCGATGGAAGCCCCCCTGGTCCGCTTCGTCGAGGAGCTGAACATCGCCACCCGATCCTGGCTGGAGGAGCGCTGGCTCGCGGACCACCCGAAGCGCCACATCTGGGAGATCGTGGATCTCGTGCTGGCCATTGTCGTGGGCAGCGTGCGATTCAACCTGCTCCGGGATCCCCGGGGACTGGAGGCGATCGACCACTACGAGTGCCGGGAATGGCTGCGCCTGAACGGGGCCTCGGAGCGGGCCGTGCGCTCTCCTTTCGTCGTCGGTCTCTATGACCTTGCCCTGGCCTATGAGGACGGCGATGCCAGCAAGCCTGCCCTGGCTGCCGGCCAGGCGATCCGGGGTTCGCTGCGCATGTTCTTCGGCTATCGGGGCTCCCTGTTCTGGCGTCTGCGGGCGGGCATGGGCGATGTGGTGTTTGCGCCGCTCTATGAACTGCTGCGCCGTCGGGGGGTGCGTTTCCAGTTCTTCCACAAGCTCACCAACGTGCAGATTCCGGCGGGGCCACCCATCCAGCCGGGTGATCGCAGCCATGTGGAAGCCCTTGAGTTTGATGTTCAGGCAGAGATCCACGGCAATCGCGACTATGACCCCCTGATCAGCGTCGGCGGTCGCCCCTGCTGGCCATCCCAGCCCGACGATGACCAGCTGGTCGACGGGGATCGCCTCCGACGCGAACAGCGGGATTTCGAGTCCCACTGGGATCGCACGTTCACCTCCAGGCGCCGCCTCGAAGTGAAGCGGGATTTCGATGCCGTGGTCCTGGGTGTGAGCATCGGCGCCATCCCCCATGTCTGCTCCGGGATCCTGGCCAGGGATCAGCGCTGGGCCACCATGGTGGAGAAGGTGAAAACCACGGCGACCCAGGCCTTCCAGCTCTGGCTGCAGGAGGATCTCTCCCAGCTGGGATGGCAGGGTCCTCCTTACATCGTCTCGGCGTTCGACAAGCCCTTTGACACCTGGTGTGACATGGCGCACGTCATTCCTGAAGAGGCGTGGGCGCGGCCGCCCGCCACCGCCCTCTACTTCTGCGGCGTGCTCAGGGATCCTCCGGTGCCGCCGGCGGATACCGACACCCCCTACCCGCTCCGCAGGGCGGAGGAGGTCAGGGAGAACGCCCTGGCTTTCCTGCGAAATAGTGGCTCGGCCCTCTGGCCCGGGGCCTATGACGCCGCCGGAGCGTTCCGCTGGGAGCTGCTGGCCGATCCCACGGCA
This genomic stretch from Cyanobium gracile PCC 6307 harbors:
- the argS gene encoding arginine--tRNA ligase, with amino-acid sequence MLRLAHALNSLLLGALERAFPEAAASARQGGQPLDPQLAPASRPEFGDFQANGALALAKPLRQAPRAIAAAIVAGLEADSAFLALCLPPEIAGPGFINLTVRPEVLAAELGRRLADPRLGVEPVAPGGAPVVVDFSSPNIAKEMHVGHLRSTIIGDALARVLEFRGHPVLRLNHVGDWGTQFGMLITHLKQVAPEALDTADAVDLGDLVAFYRQAKARFDSDDAFQTTSREEVVKLQSGDPVSRRAWQLLCDQSRREFQRLYDRLDIRLDERGESFYNPYLEGVVTDLAAAGLLVSDGGAQCVFLEADDGTASQAPPVIVRKSDGGFNYATTDLAAIRYRFAAPPDGDGARRVIYVTDAGQASHFAGVFQVARRAGWIPEGGRLEHVPFGLVQGEDGKKLKTRAGDTVRLKELLDEAVERCDADLRRRLEEEGRQEEEAFTSEVATTVGLAAVKYADLSTNRITNYQFSFDRMLALSGNTAPYLLYAVVRIAGIARKGGGDGEDAAGTSGPEAPASLAFTEPQEWALVRQLLQFDAVIQEVEEELLPNRLCSYLFELCQLFNRFYDQVPVLRAEEPARTSRLALCRLSADTLKQGLGLLGIPTLERM
- a CDS encoding NAD(P)-binding protein → MVVEEPVRVVIIGGGCGAMAAAYELSRPEHNGRYAITVYQQGWRLGGKGASGRGPSGRVEEHGLHVWLGFYENSFRMMRECYAELEASPEGSPFGPWQDAFLPERDVGLFSRSGSSDWRKWSARFPPRPGLPGDPLPPGATYSMAGYLQQAIAMLRTLILDVDVSTPTEAPDGRRPADLLEAMAGWLSGGTFTGAALIVEGLALLSSALRILPLPMEAPLVRFVEELNIATRSWLEERWLADHPKRHIWEIVDLVLAIVVGSVRFNLLRDPRGLEAIDHYECREWLRLNGASERAVRSPFVVGLYDLALAYEDGDASKPALAAGQAIRGSLRMFFGYRGSLFWRLRAGMGDVVFAPLYELLRRRGVRFQFFHKLTNVQIPAGPPIQPGDRSHVEALEFDVQAEIHGNRDYDPLISVGGRPCWPSQPDDDQLVDGDRLRREQRDFESHWDRTFTSRRRLEVKRDFDAVVLGVSIGAIPHVCSGILARDQRWATMVEKVKTTATQAFQLWLQEDLSQLGWQGPPYIVSAFDKPFDTWCDMAHVIPEEAWARPPATALYFCGVLRDPPVPPADTDTPYPLRRAEEVRENALAFLRNSGSALWPGAYDAAGAFRWELLADPTAPEGAGGLPGEANLGEQRFLSQYWRANVNPTDRYVLALPGSLKYRMSPLDSTYDNLTIAGDWTDCGFNEGCTEAAVISGRLAAHALSASPSLAEIHGYDHP